A single region of the Gossypium arboreum isolate Shixiya-1 chromosome 12, ASM2569848v2, whole genome shotgun sequence genome encodes:
- the LOC108477036 gene encoding protein RER1A-like — translation MEGIGGDSAAVASPLPQWGHDAWRIYQYYLDKTTPHTAYRWIGTLVVAAIYCLRVYYVQGFYIVSYGLGIYLLNLLIGFLSPLVDPELEVTDGPLLPTKGSDEFKPFIRRLPEFKFWYSMTKAFCIAFVMTFFSVFDVPVFWPILLCYWIVLFVLTMRRQIAHMIKYKYIPFSFGKQKYTGKKASPSSNGSRVD, via the exons ATGGAGGGAATTGGGGGCGACAGTGCAGCAGTTGCATCACCTTTGCCTCAATGGGGGCATGATGCTTGGAGGATCTATCAGTATTATCTGGATAAGACTACTCCTCATACAGCATATAGGTGGATTGGAACTCTTGTTGTAGCAGCTATCTACTGTTTGCGGGTCTATTATGTTCAAGGATTTTACATAGTTTCATATGGCCTTGGGATCTACCTGCTGAATTTGCTAATTGGGTTTTTGTCCCCTCTGGTTGATCCTGAACTTGAAGTTACTGATGGACCTTTGCTTCCAACAAAAGGCTCAGATGAATTCAAGCCGTTTATTCGTAGGCTACCTGAGTTTAAGTTCTG GTACTCCATGACCAAGGCTTTCTGCATAGCATTTGTCATGACTTTCTTTTCGGTATTTGATGTTCCTGTCTTTTGGCCTATATTGCTTTGTTATTGGATTGTTCTCTTTGTCCTTACAATGAGGCGTCAGATTGCACACATGATCAAATATAAGTATATTCCATTCAGCTTTGGGAAGCAG AAATATACTGGTAAGAAAGCTTCCCCAAGTAGCAATGGCTCCCGTGTGGATTGA